One Diospyros lotus cultivar Yz01 chromosome 1, ASM1463336v1, whole genome shotgun sequence genomic window carries:
- the LOC127804401 gene encoding protein EXORDIUM-like 3, translating into MRGGGVAVSLNLAGALIFLGILIAPGEGWRPWPNQKLNNTATNLEFGGFKKYEGSSEFVHMKYHMGPVLTANITVHIIWYGTWQKSQKRIIREFINSISAVDVKRPSVASWWRTVRMYTDQTGSNISRTVRLGEEKSDRFYSHGKSLTRLSIQSVIKSAVTASTRPMRINPKSGLYIVLTSDDVYVQDFCQNVCGFHYFTFPAIVGYTLPYAWVGNSAKLCPGVCAYPFAVPAYIPGLKPLKSPNGDVGVDGMISVIGHEIAELATNPLVNAWYAGGDPVFPVEIADLCEGIYGTGGGGSYTGQMLNGGDGATFNMNGIRRRFLVQWVWNHVLNYCTGPNALD; encoded by the coding sequence ATGAGGGGGGGCGGAGTTGCGGTGTCCCTTAACCTCGCCGGAGCGTTAATCTTTCTGGGGATCTTGATAGCTCCGGGGGAAGGATGGCGGCCATGGCCAAACCAGAAGCTCAACAATACGGCCACCAACCTCGAGTTCGGCGGGTTTAAGAAGTACGAGGGCTCGTCGGAGTTCGTCCACATGAAGTACCACATGGGGCCGGTGCTGACGGCGAACATCACCGTTCATATTATCTGGTATGGCACCTGGCAGAAATCCCAGAAACGGATCATCCGTGAGTTCATCAACTCAATCTCCGCCGTTGATGTTAAGCGGCCGTCGGTCGCCAGTTGGTGGCGGACGGTCCGGATGTACACAGACCAGACCGGCTCGAATATCTCCCGGACCGTCCGGCTCGGGGAGGAGAAGAGTGACCGGTTTTATTCGCACGGGAAGTCGCTCACGCGCCTCTCGATTCAGTCGGTGATCAAAAGTGCCGTCACGGCGTCGACCCGACCCATGCGGATCAACCCAAAGAGCGGGCTTTACATTGTTCTGACTTCCGATGACGTGTACGTCCAGGATTTCTGCCAGAACGTCTGTGGCTTCCACTACTTCACTTTTCCGGCAATCGTCGGCTACACTCTGCCCTACGCGTGGGTCGGGAACTCAGCGAAGCTCTGCCCCGGCGTTTGTGCCTACCCGTTCGCCGTGCCGGCGTACATTCCGGGGCTGAAGCCGCTGAAGTCGCCGAACGGCGACGTGGGCGTTGATGGGATGATCAGTGTGATCGGCCACGAGATCGCCGAGCTTGCGACCAACCCATTGGTGAACGCGTGGTACGCCGGCGGGGACCCGGTTTTCCCGGTGGAGATCGCCGACCTCTGCGAGGGCATCTACGGAACAGGGGGCGGTGGGTCGTACACCGGCCAGATGCTGAATGGTGGAGATGGCGCCACCTTTAACATGAACGGAATCCGGCGCCGGTTCTTGGTCCAGTGGGTTTGGAACCACGTGTTGAATTACTGCACCGGTCCCAATGCCCTTGATTAG
- the LOC127804407 gene encoding protein LPA2 isoform X3: MALLLHSISSSSFIAKKPHLLLLHASLLPFPSKPTSLSIKSQDSSAPQPDDGSSSIPKKPTSPGLGFGSASSSSSKSKPNPVSSKKKQKGKRERASITRRSPMEKPEFVAQQDEAQAKDQVRNENAFLLTWLGLGALILVEGIALAASGEENATDIFTKAVPVSKLKHCLDILKLIPSNWQQNQNSM; the protein is encoded by the exons ATGGCGCTTCTACTCCATTCCATTTCCTCTTCCAGTTTTATCGCCAAGAAaccccatcttcttcttctccacgccTCTCTCCTTCCTTTCCCCTCCAAACCCACTTCCCTCTCCATCAAATCCCAGGACTCTTCTGCTCCCCAGCCCGACGATGGCTCTTCATCCATCCCCAAGAAACCCACCTCGCCAGGCCTTGGATTTGGCTCTGCGTCTTCGTCCTCTTCCAAATCAAAACCCAACCCTGTCAGTTCCAAGAAGAAAcagaagggaaagagagagagggcatCGATAACTCGCCGGTCGCCGATGGAAAAACCCGAGTTTGTGGCGCAGCAAGATGAGGCTCAGGCCAAGGATCAGGTTCGGAATGAGAATGCTTTTCTTCTTACTTGGTTGGGTCTCGGCGCGCTTATTCTTGTCGAGGGCATTGCTCTGGCGGCATCAG GTGAGGAAAATGCAACAGATATTTTTACAAAGGCTGTTCCAGTTTCAAAGTTAAAGCATTGCttggatattttgaaattgattccGTCAAATTGGCAGCAGAATCAAAACAGCATGTGA
- the LOC127804407 gene encoding protein LPA2 isoform X4, producing the protein MALLLHSISSSSFIAKKPHLLLLHASLLPFPSKPTSLSIKSQDSSAPQPDDGSSSIPKKPTSPGLGFGSASSSSSKSKPNPVSSKKKQKGKRERASITRRSPMEKPEFVAQQDEAQAKDQVRNENAFLLTWLGLGALILVEGIALAASDGGRTPTMEATMEVAADDGGMGDE; encoded by the exons ATGGCGCTTCTACTCCATTCCATTTCCTCTTCCAGTTTTATCGCCAAGAAaccccatcttcttcttctccacgccTCTCTCCTTCCTTTCCCCTCCAAACCCACTTCCCTCTCCATCAAATCCCAGGACTCTTCTGCTCCCCAGCCCGACGATGGCTCTTCATCCATCCCCAAGAAACCCACCTCGCCAGGCCTTGGATTTGGCTCTGCGTCTTCGTCCTCTTCCAAATCAAAACCCAACCCTGTCAGTTCCAAGAAGAAAcagaagggaaagagagagagggcatCGATAACTCGCCGGTCGCCGATGGAAAAACCCGAGTTTGTGGCGCAGCAAGATGAGGCTCAGGCCAAGGATCAGGTTCGGAATGAGAATGCTTTTCTTCTTACTTGGTTGGGTCTCGGCGCGCTTATTCTTGTCGAGGGCATTGCTCTGGCGGCATCAG atgGGGGGAGGACACCGACAATGGAGGCAACAATGGAGGTGGCGGCGGACGATGGAGGCATGGGCGATGAATGA
- the LOC127804407 gene encoding protein LPA2 isoform X5, with product MALLLHSISSSSFIAKKPHLLLLHASLLPFPSKPTSLSIKSQDSSAPQPDDGSSSIPKKPTSPGLGFGSASSSSSKSKPNPVSSKKKQKGKRERASITRRSPMEKPEFVAQQDEAQAKDQVRNENAFLLTWLGLGALILVEGIALAASGTCN from the exons ATGGCGCTTCTACTCCATTCCATTTCCTCTTCCAGTTTTATCGCCAAGAAaccccatcttcttcttctccacgccTCTCTCCTTCCTTTCCCCTCCAAACCCACTTCCCTCTCCATCAAATCCCAGGACTCTTCTGCTCCCCAGCCCGACGATGGCTCTTCATCCATCCCCAAGAAACCCACCTCGCCAGGCCTTGGATTTGGCTCTGCGTCTTCGTCCTCTTCCAAATCAAAACCCAACCCTGTCAGTTCCAAGAAGAAAcagaagggaaagagagagagggcatCGATAACTCGCCGGTCGCCGATGGAAAAACCCGAGTTTGTGGCGCAGCAAGATGAGGCTCAGGCCAAGGATCAGGTTCGGAATGAGAATGCTTTTCTTCTTACTTGGTTGGGTCTCGGCGCGCTTATTCTTGTCGAGGGCATTGCTCTGGCGGCATCAG GAACTTGTAATTGA
- the LOC127804407 gene encoding protein LPA2 isoform X2, whose amino-acid sequence MALLLHSISSSSFIAKKPHLLLLHASLLPFPSKPTSLSIKSQDSSAPQPDDGSSSIPKKPTSPGLGFGSASSSSSKSKPNPVSSKKKQKGKRERASITRRSPMEKPEFVAQQDEAQAKDQVRNENAFLLTWLGLGALILVEGIALAASVSGEENATDIFTKAVPVSKLKHCLDILKLIPSNWQQNQNSM is encoded by the exons ATGGCGCTTCTACTCCATTCCATTTCCTCTTCCAGTTTTATCGCCAAGAAaccccatcttcttcttctccacgccTCTCTCCTTCCTTTCCCCTCCAAACCCACTTCCCTCTCCATCAAATCCCAGGACTCTTCTGCTCCCCAGCCCGACGATGGCTCTTCATCCATCCCCAAGAAACCCACCTCGCCAGGCCTTGGATTTGGCTCTGCGTCTTCGTCCTCTTCCAAATCAAAACCCAACCCTGTCAGTTCCAAGAAGAAAcagaagggaaagagagagagggcatCGATAACTCGCCGGTCGCCGATGGAAAAACCCGAGTTTGTGGCGCAGCAAGATGAGGCTCAGGCCAAGGATCAGGTTCGGAATGAGAATGCTTTTCTTCTTACTTGGTTGGGTCTCGGCGCGCTTATTCTTGTCGAGGGCATTGCTCTGGCGGCATCAG TTTCAGGTGAGGAAAATGCAACAGATATTTTTACAAAGGCTGTTCCAGTTTCAAAGTTAAAGCATTGCttggatattttgaaattgattccGTCAAATTGGCAGCAGAATCAAAACAGCATGTGA
- the LOC127804407 gene encoding protein LPA2 isoform X1, translated as MALLLHSISSSSFIAKKPHLLLLHASLLPFPSKPTSLSIKSQDSSAPQPDDGSSSIPKKPTSPGLGFGSASSSSSKSKPNPVSSKKKQKGKRERASITRRSPMEKPEFVAQQDEAQAKDQVRNENAFLLTWLGLGALILVEGIALAASGFLPEEWDNFFVKYLYPSFTPTVFLFVAGTVVYGVYKYLENEKLKSQK; from the exons ATGGCGCTTCTACTCCATTCCATTTCCTCTTCCAGTTTTATCGCCAAGAAaccccatcttcttcttctccacgccTCTCTCCTTCCTTTCCCCTCCAAACCCACTTCCCTCTCCATCAAATCCCAGGACTCTTCTGCTCCCCAGCCCGACGATGGCTCTTCATCCATCCCCAAGAAACCCACCTCGCCAGGCCTTGGATTTGGCTCTGCGTCTTCGTCCTCTTCCAAATCAAAACCCAACCCTGTCAGTTCCAAGAAGAAAcagaagggaaagagagagagggcatCGATAACTCGCCGGTCGCCGATGGAAAAACCCGAGTTTGTGGCGCAGCAAGATGAGGCTCAGGCCAAGGATCAGGTTCGGAATGAGAATGCTTTTCTTCTTACTTGGTTGGGTCTCGGCGCGCTTATTCTTGTCGAGGGCATTGCTCTGGCGGCATCAG GCTTTTTACCAGAAGAGTGGGATAACTTCTTCGTCAAGTATCTATATCCATCATTTACCCCAACAGTCTTCTTGTTTGTTGCTGGAACAGTTGTTTATGGAGTGTACAAGTACCTGGAAAATGAAAAACTTAAAAGCCAAAAATGA
- the LOC127812255 gene encoding 40S ribosomal protein S20-2 → MAYAAMKPTKPGLEEPQEQIHKIRITLSSKNVKNLEKVCADLVRGAKDKRLRVKGPVRMPTKVLHITTRKSPCGEGTNTWDRFELRVHKRVIDLFSSPDVVKQITSITIEPGVEVEVTIADS, encoded by the exons ATGGCGTACGCTGCAATGAAGCCGACAAAGCCGGGATTGGAGGAGCCGCAGGAGCAAATCCACAAGATTAGGATCACCCTGTCCTCCAAGAATGTCAAGAACCTCGAAAAAG TTTGTGCTGATTTGGTACGTGGTGCCAAGGACAAGAGGCTGAGGGTGAAAGGCCCTGTGAGAATGCCCACCAAAGTTCTTCACATTACTACTAGGAAGTCCCCTTGTGGTGAAG GAACCAACACTTGGGACAGATTTGAGCTGCGTGTCCACAAGCGAGTGATCGATTTGTTCAGCTCCCCTGATGTCGTTAAGCAAATAACTTCCATCACCATCGAGCCCGGTGTTGAAGTTGAGGTTACAATTGCAGATTCTTAG